One window from the genome of Acanthochromis polyacanthus isolate Apoly-LR-REF ecotype Palm Island chromosome 21, KAUST_Apoly_ChrSc, whole genome shotgun sequence encodes:
- the tnfsf14 gene encoding tumor necrosis factor ligand superfamily member 14, with amino-acid sequence MFTYRNNPAGTAEGGIPTVYVVDSQATRPVLPPRPNQGRRNGRAAQTLLFLLVSLALCGMIIQACFIYRLYQSESANSASFAKLIEAQGPTSPTARPYYDVLPSKPLAHLTGGHNVIHGKEVMAWSMKADPTLYQMVYRNGSLIIQKQGFYYVYSKVFFTDSGKFHHYVNLHTEKYAGGYITLLQARKYSPMSEVARSNSYLGGVFHLYENDAIYVNVSSTAKIIEFKPNENVFGAFML; translated from the exons ATGTTCACTTACAGAAATAACCCAGCAGGTACGGCTGAGGGTGGGATCCCCACTGTGTACGTGGTGGACAGCCAAGCCACGCGGCCTGTTTTGCCACCTAGGCCGAACCAGGGGCGAAGGAATGGCAGAGCGGCTCAGACCCTGCTGTTCCTGCTGGTGAGCCTGGCACTGTGTGGCATGATCATCCAAGCCTGCTTCATCTACCGTCTCTACCAGAGTGAATCT GCCAACTCAGCATCATTCGCCAAGCTCATTGAAG CTCAAGGTCCTACTTCTCCCACGGCGCGTCCCTATTACGATGTTCTTCCCTCCAAACCACTTGCACATCTGACAG GTGGACACAATGTCATTCACGGAAAAGAAGTCATGGCGTGGAGCATGAAAGCTGACCCTACCCTCTATCAGATGGTCTACAGAAACGGAAGTCTGATCATTCAGAAACAGGGTTTTTACTACGTCTACTCCAAGGTTTTCTTTACAGACAGTGGTAAATTTCACCATTATGTTAATTTGCATACTGAAAAGTACGCTGGGGGATATATTACCCTCCTGCAGGCCAGGAAATACTCTCCAATGTCAGAGGTTGCTCGATCAAACAGCTACCTGGGTGGAGTGTTTCACCTTTACGAGAATGATGCCATTTATGTGAACGTCAGTAGCACTGCAAAAATTATAGAATTCAAACCGAACGAGAACGTCTTTGGCGCATTCATGCTATAA